In a single window of the Etheostoma spectabile isolate EspeVRDwgs_2016 chromosome 3, UIUC_Espe_1.0, whole genome shotgun sequence genome:
- the tiam1b gene encoding T-lymphoma invasion and metastasis-inducing protein 1 isoform X3, whose amino-acid sequence MSVLKWSKHSRRSSDSIHDMLHLSTEQVAAFCRSLHDMNPTECVSSSPSPDSPFPPPSTLRQLSDADKLRKVICELVETERTYVKDLNCLIGRYLTPLQKETFLTQDELDVLFGNLPEMVEFQVEFLKTLEDGTRLVPDLEKLERVDQFKKILFSLGGSFLYYADRFKIYSAFCASHTKVPKVLVKAKTDHEFKAFLDDRNPKQQHSSTLESYLIKPIQRVLKYPLLLKELYALTDPDSEEHYHLDVAMKAMNKVASHINEMQKIHEEFGAVFDLLITEQSGEKKEVADLSMGDLLLHTSVTWINPPASLGKGKKEPQIATFVFKTAVVFVCKDGSKQKKKMGGSHRVSMSSEEKDPFRFRHMIPTDALQVRSLGNADGEGSAVCEIVHIKSESEGRPERTFQLCCSSPESRKDFLKTVHSILREKHRRQLLKTESLPLNQQYVPFGGKRLCALKGARPAINRAASAPTRTLGRRKLVRNRFTIDTDIVFDGEPEQDLASPQEPKSDRLQQDNKPDEPPPQSELAGDTDRWVEEQFDLEEYEDPEEVKETDILSDEDDEFYQKPRALAAEADLEAPVMALSLESEETEESGTPDDVKQSAVINEKQREKDEIWVRRQ is encoded by the exons AGTACGGAGCAGGTCGCTGCTTTCTGCCGCAGTCTCCATGACATGAATCCCACCGAGTGTGTGTCCTCTTCGCCTAGCCCGGACTCGCCGTTTCCCCCTCCCTCAACTCTCCGACAGCTCTCTGATGCCGACAAGCTCCGCAAAGTCATCTGTGAACTTGTGGAGACCGAACGCACCTATGTCAAA GATCTTAATTGCCTCATCGGGAGGTATTTAACCCCACTGCAGAAAGAGACCTTCCTCACGCAGGATGAG CTCGATGTACTGTTTGGGAACTTGCCGGAAATGGTGGAGTTCCAGGTTGAGTTTCTCAAGACCCTGGAAGATGGGACTAGATTGGTTCCAGATCTAGAGAAATTGGAGAGAGTGGATCAGTTTAAG AAAATCCTCTTCTCCCTGGGAGGCTCGTTCCTGTACTATGCAGACCGTTTTAAAATCTACAGTGCTTTCTGCGCCAGCCACACCAAAGTTCCTAAGGTCCTTGTAAAGG CCAAAACCGATCATGAATTCAAGGCCTTCCTGGATGACCGCAACCCCAAGCAGCAGCACTCGTCCACCCTTGAGTCATATCTGATCAAACCCATCCAAAGGGTGCTGAAGTATCccctgctgctgaaggagctctACGCGCTCACAGACCCCGACAGTGAGGAGCATTACCACCTGGATG TTGCCATGAAAGCCATGAACAAAGTTGCCAGCCACATTAATGAAATGCAGAAGATCCACGAGGAGTTTGGGGCAGTGTTCGATCTGCTTATCACTGAGCAGAGTGGTGAAAAGAAAGAG GTGGCTGATCTGTCCATGGGTGACCTGCTCCTCCACACCAGTGTGACCTGGATCAACCCCCCTGCCTCCTTGGGAAAAGGGAAGAAAGAGCCCCAGATAGCTACGTTTG TGTTCAAAACAGCAGTGGTCTTTGTATGCAAGGATGGATccaagcagaagaagaaaatg GGTGGCTCCCATCGTGTCTCTATGTCGTCTGAAGAAAAAGACCCCTTCCGATTCCGTCATATGATCCCAACTGACGCACTTCAAGTCAGATCTTTGGGCAACGCAG ATGGCGAGGGCTCGGCTGTGTGTGAAATTGTCCACATAAAGTCGGAGTCGGAGGGAAGGCCAGAGAGGACATTCCAGCTGTGCTGTAG TTCCCCAGAGAGTAGAAAGGACTTTCTGAAAACAGTCCATTCCATCTTGAGGGAAAAGCACCGCCGGCAACTCCTAAAAACGGAGAGTTTACCCCTCAACCAGCAGTATGTGCCCTTTGGAGGAAAGCGCCTCTGTGCCCTGAAGGGAGCCCGTCCTGCCATAAATAGAGCAG CATCTGCACCAACCAGAACTCTAGGCAGAAGGAAGTTAGTGCGCAACCGTTTCACCATAGACACCGACATTGTTTTTGATGGCGAGCCTGAACAGGACCTTGCTTCACCTCAGGAGCCCAAGTCAGATCGGCTGCAGCAGGACAACAAACCAGATGAGCCGCCGCCGCAGTCCGAGTTAGCAGGGGACACAGACCGCTGGGTGGAAGAACAGTTCGACCTAGAAGAATACGAGGACCCGGAAGAGGTGAAGGAGACAGACATTCTTAGTGATGAGGATGACGAGTTCTACCAAAAACCCAGAGCGCTGGCCGCTGAGGCTGACCTGGAGGCCCCCGTCATGGCTTTGTCCTTGGAGAGTGAGGAAACTGAGGAGAGCGGGACACCTGATGATGTGAAGCAGAGTGCCGTGATCAATGAAAAGCAAAGGGAGAAGGATGAAATTTGGGTAAGAAGGCAGTGA
- the LOC116687066 gene encoding claudin-4-like, which yields MRAKLEVLALVLGFIGLIGTIAVTAMPMWRVSAFIGANLIVMEELWEGLWMDCYRQADIKMQCKVYDSLLILPLELQAARGLMCVSLVLVVISLFFTGCGTNKSNCCDDNRKGKNITLALAGGLYLLSFLTTLTPVSWVGYTVISNFYNPMVLDSQKRELGKALFLGWATSGILLITAVILLFSYSKRSSKEDEPYTDAHPMAARNVQKEDSVYLGRKPSSFHKEQEYV from the coding sequence ATGAGAGCAAAGTTGGAGGTCTTAGCCCTGGTCCTGGGCTTCATTGGCCTGATTGGGACCATAGCTGTCACTGCCATGCCCATGTGGAGGGTCTCTGCCTTCATTGGTGCCAATCTCATTGTCATGGAGGAACTCTGGGAGGGCTTGTGGATGGACTGCTACAGACAGGCCGACATCAAGATGCAGTGCAAGGTGTACGACTCGCTGCTAATTCTTCCACTCGAGCTGCAGGCTGCCAGGGGGCTCATGTGCGTGTCCTTAGTCCTGGTTGTCATCTCACTGTTCTTCACAGGATGTGGGACAAATAAGAGCAATTGTTGTGACGACAATAGAAAAGGCAAGAACATTACTCTGGCCTTAGCGGGGGGTTTGTATCTGCTTTCCTTTTTGACCACACTCACCCCCGTCAGCTGGGTGGGATATACTGTCATCAGCAACTTTTACAACCCAATGGTGCTGGATTCTCAGAAACGGGAGCTGGGGAAGGCCCTCTTCCTTGGTTGGGCCACTTCTGGTATTCTGCTGATCACTGCGGTCATCCTTTTGTTTAGCTACAGCAAACGTAGCTCAAAGGAGGACGAGCCCTACACCGATGCGCATCCTATGGCGGCAAGGAATGTACAGAAAGAGGATAGCGTGTACCTGGGGAGAAAGCCATCCAGCTTTCATAAGGAACAAGAATATGTGTAA